A genomic region of Glycine max cultivar Williams 82 chromosome 15, Glycine_max_v4.0, whole genome shotgun sequence contains the following coding sequences:
- the LOC100784815 gene encoding transmembrane protein 230, with protein sequence MATRRVRYSPLATDEDDYIGDRNRPFDPRFDYTPKALDKVPWKSIALALFLLFLGTGLLFLSYFIFTGHMGGEKSQAYGLLALGFLSFLPGFYETRIAYYAWRGAKGYRFSAIPDY encoded by the exons ATGGCTACTAGACGTGTTCGTTACTCCCCTCTTGCCACGGATGAGGATGATTATATTGGTGATAGGAATAGACCTTTTGACCCACGATTTGATTATACACCGAAAGCCTTGGATAAAGTTCCCTGGAAATCAATTGCTCTGGCACTGTTCCTGTTATTCCTTGGTACAGGACTTTTGTTCCTTTCATACTTTATCTTCACTGGTCATATGGGGGGAGAAAAGTCTCAAGCATATGGCCTTTTAGCCCTAGGGTTCCTTAGCTTTCTCCCAG GTTTTTATGAGACTCGAATTGCATATTATGCATGGAGGGGTGCTAAAGGATACCGCTTTTCTGCCATCCCTGATTATTAG